Sequence from the Nitrosospira multiformis genome:
AAAGGTATTGCCGGCATGGCGGAAGGTCTGCTGCAAATTGCCGCGCTGGCGGATCCAATTGGGGAAATCAGCGATCTGAGTTTCCGCCCCGCTGGCATACAGGTAGGGAAAATGCGCGTACCCCTTGGGGTGGTGGGCATCATTTACGAAGCGCGTCCCAACGTTACGGCCGACGCCGCGGGATTATGCCTTAAGGCGGGTAACGCGGCCATACTGCGCGGTGGGTCGGAAGCGATTCATAGTAACCAGGCCATCGCGGCTTGCGTAAAGGAAGGATTGAAAGCCGCCGGGTTGCCTGAGACCGCGATTCAGGTGATCGAAACCACTGATCGGGCGGCTGTGGGGGAACTCATTACCATGAAAGAGTTCGTTGACGTGATTGTACCGCGTGGCGGCAAGGGGTTGATCGAGCGTATTTCCGATGAAGCACGTATTCCGGTCATCAAGCATCTGCACGGTATATGCCACGTTTATATAGACGAGGGAGCCGATCTGGATAAGGCTATCCGCATTGCCGACAATGCCAAGACGCAGCGTTACGGAACCTGCAATACTATGGAAACGCTGCTGGTGCATGAAGCCATTGCCAGGGAGGTGCTACCTCCTCTGTGCAAAATCTATCTAGATAAAGGAGTGGAGCTGCGTGGTGATGCGCCATCTCGCGCCATCATCGCGCAAATGAATGAAGCGGTGGAAGAGGATTGGCACACCGAGTATCTTGCGCCGATTCTGAGTGTGCGGGTGGTAAGCGGACTGGATCAAGCCATCGAGCATATTGCCGTTTATGGCTCCCAGCATACCGATTCAATCATTACCGAGGATTATAGCCGCGCCCGCCGTTTCCTGCGCGAGGTTGATTCCAGCTCCGTGATGGTAAACGCATCTACCCGCTTCGCCGATGGGTTTGAATACGGCCTCGGTGCGGAAATCGGCATCTCCACCGACAAGATTCATGCGCGTGGCCCGGTGGGATTGGAAGGACTGACCAGCCAGAAATTCATCGTACTGGGCGATGGACACATCAGACAATAAACAAATCAGGCAACAATATTTCCAACAAAGAGAGCCACGAGAAATTAAGAGAGCTCGGATTTTTTCCTTATATAAAGTTTGTCATGACTCAGTTGATCGAAATAAAAATCCCTGATATCGGAGACTTCACGGACGTTCCCGTTATCGAACTGCTGGTGAAGCCGGGCGATACGGTGGAAAAGGAAACATCGCTTATCACGCTGGAAACCGATAAGGCGACGATGGAGATTCCCGCGCCTCAGGCGGGCATCGTGAAGGAGATTAAAGTCAAGATCGGCGATAAAGTGTCGGAGGGGACGATCATACTTGTATTGGAAACAGCGGCTGAACCGGCCAAGCCAGCTTCGTCGGCTGAGCCGATTGAGACGCCTGTTCCATCATCTGCGTCCGAACCGAAGAAGGCCGGGATGCCGCCAGACTCGTCTGCCAAGGTAAATTCAGAATCCAAGCCGGCCGGATCTCGCGATATTCCACAGGGCGATATTCATGCCGATATCGTGGTACTGGGTGCGGGACCGGGCGGCTATACCGCCGCGTTTCGCGCCGCTGATCTCGGTAAAAAAGTCGTCATGATCGAGCGTTACCCCACGCTCGGCGGTGTATGCCTCAATGTCGGCTGCATCCCCT
This genomic interval carries:
- a CDS encoding glutamate-5-semialdehyde dehydrogenase translates to MDIIDIKTYMQSIGREARSASRLVARAETASKNQALAIMAMAIQRDEQELLVANAKDVENAKTRGLDTALIDRLTLTSKGIAGMAEGLLQIAALADPIGEISDLSFRPAGIQVGKMRVPLGVVGIIYEARPNVTADAAGLCLKAGNAAILRGGSEAIHSNQAIAACVKEGLKAAGLPETAIQVIETTDRAAVGELITMKEFVDVIVPRGGKGLIERISDEARIPVIKHLHGICHVYIDEGADLDKAIRIADNAKTQRYGTCNTMETLLVHEAIAREVLPPLCKIYLDKGVELRGDAPSRAIIAQMNEAVEEDWHTEYLAPILSVRVVSGLDQAIEHIAVYGSQHTDSIITEDYSRARRFLREVDSSSVMVNASTRFADGFEYGLGAEIGISTDKIHARGPVGLEGLTSQKFIVLGDGHIRQ